GGCCCGGGATAAAGCAATTTCTAAGTGGGAAAAGGATATAGAAGTCGATCCCGATCTGGTTCAGGTTGAGCTCCTCGAGGAGCGCTCCGGGTTTTTGGGTATGGGAAGCAAGGATAATCTTTACAGAATCAGCCTGGATAATAATGAGGCAAATACAGAAGAGATTGAAAAGAAGCTTGAGTATATGGAGGAAGACCTCGCGGTCGATGGGGATTTCGAGATAAATTTCACCAAGGATGGGATTATGCTCCAGTTGATCCCTCCCAGGGGAGAAGGTGATTGGCCCGGTTATTACGATATACGCGAAAGGGTGGAAGAGCTGGGGTTAAAAGAGGTCGACTGGCAGGTTGTTCAGGAACTGCTGGATGAACTCGATGAAGAGGAGGAACAGGAGCCGGTTAAAATTGCTCCCAGGCTTCCCGAACTCGATCAGGATGCTTCGGTGGAGATCGACATTAGCAATGATAAAATGAAAGTCACGCTCGATTATGAGCCCGCCCGCGGCGGAGAGGAGATAACCGTCGAAGAGATTGAGAAGAAGCTCAAAGAAGAGGGTATCGTCCATGGAATTAAAAGCGATAAGCTCGAAGAGATAGCCGGCAGCAAAAAGGAAATCCGTGGAACTGTAGTGGCCGAAGGAGATAAACCGGAACCGGGCGAAGATGCATCCTTGAATTATCTCTGCGAAATTGAAAAAGAGAATATAGGAACAGAGCGAGAGGACGGATCGATAAACTTTTTTGACCGCGATCTGATCACCAATGTTGAACCCGGGGAGGTGCTGGTCAGCCGCGAACCCCCCGTGGAGGGAGAGCCCGGAAAGACGGTGACCGGAGAGGTGGTTGAACCCGAGAAACCGAAAGATGTAAATCTGCCCGCTGGAAAAAATGTCAGAGTTGAGGACGATAATTTGATAGCAGCAGAAGAGGGGCAGGTTGTGAAGAAAAGAAATAAAATTTCCGTATCTCCGGTCTACAAAGTTCAGGGAGATCTGAACCTTGATGTTGGCAATGTGGATTTTGTGGGCAGCGTGGTGATCGCTGGAGATGTGCAGGAAGGTTTTCAGGTGAAGGCAGAGGACGATATCGAAGTGAAGGGTAAAGTTTTTGCTGCGGATCTTGAAGCCGGAGGAGGTATAAAGATCAACAACGGTTTTATAGGCAAGGGAAAAGGCAGCATAAAAGCCGGGGGAGATGTGGAAATTAAATTTATCGAGAATGGAGAGGTGGAAAGCGGCGGCAGTTTAATAGTCGGAGATGCTATAATGCACAGCCGTGTTTCGGCTGCAGAGAAGATAATTTTAAAGGAATCCGGAAAAGGTCTGATCGTGGGCGGCCGGTCCCGTGCCGGCAAAGGAATTGAGGCCGGAGTCATAGGTTCTTCTCTGGCCACCGATACCAGAGTAGAGGTAGGGATCGATCCCGGGCTCAAAGAGAAGCTGGATGAGCTGGAAGGAAAGCTGGAAAAAAACAAACAGAATCTGACCAAGACCAAAAAAGCTCTCAATATGCTGGAAAAACTCAAGGAACAGAAGGGTGAGCTGCCCCAGGACAAAAGAATGATGGAGCTGAGATTGAAGAAGACCGAAAAAGACCTCGAGGAATCGCGACAGGAGATGGAAGAAAGACAGGAAGAGCTCAAAAAGCGGGCCGGCGAGAACAGACGGGGCAAGATTAAAGTGAGAAAAAAAGTGCATCCCGGGGTCAATATTTCGGTTGGAAATTCTTCCAGCTTCGTAAAGGATACCCAGGATAGGACTTCTTTCGTGGAAGAAGAGGGAGAGGTAAGACAAAAACCCCTATAACCCCAGGTGGTGGTTAGCCATGGTCCACCATATTAACCCTTACAATCATCTTCAGGCTTCTCTGGAAATTAACGAGATGATGCAGCAGGAAGAGCTCGATTTTATGCATGAGCAGGGTATGAGAGGGCAGGAGCAGGAAGAGATCAGAGCTGAAAGGCAGAGAAGGGTGAACAAAGAGGAAGAAGTCGATGGTAAGTCTATTGAAGATGATGAAAATCAGGAACAGGATGACAGCAGACAGATCGACGATGAAGATTCCCGGGGTTTTGACGGCCGGGGCGGTAATCTGGATACAAAAGTTTAATTGAGGTGATACACGTGGCAGTAGCCTGGATTTTGCTGGCAGTCGGCCTGCTTTTGATTGCGGCAGGTATATTTACCAAAAAATTCATCCTGAAAACCCGGACTTCCCGCAGTGTCGAGGAGCGTCGGGTGAATCCCTACCAGGAAAAAGGCCTCTCGGTCAGCGATCTTAAGTCTGATCAGACCGGAGGTTTTGCGAAAACTAAACGATCTAAAAACAAAACTCCCAGCAGTAAAGCCGGTAATAGAGCTGCTGCCAGATATCGTCAGACCATGGAAAACGACGGTGTTTCGCAGGATAATAGAGCAGAGAGGAACGGTTCCCGGGATGAAGCTCTGGACCCAAAAAAGGAGAGGCTGAACAGAGTAAATGAAGAGCTGGACGATCTGATCGAGGAGATCGTACAGAGGGAAAAAGTATTGAAAAGAAAAGTTCAAAGTCTGGATCGAGAACAGGCAAAGATAATCAGAAAGGCCAGCTTTAAGGAGACATTCGATGAGGAGTACAATCATTTAAAACAGGGAGGTATCCCGGATCACTATCGTCAGGTCATAGATCTTCATGAAGAGGGGAAAAACCGGGAGGAAATAGCAGAATCTCTGGGCCTGGGTCTGAGAGAGACCGATTTAATCATAAAGATGCATGGAAGTGAGGAAGCAGATGATGATGGTTGATAAAGCCCAGGCGAAGGTAATAATGTTCATTCTGATATCTCTGGGATTGGTATTTTTGCTCTCGGGTGGTTATCTTCTCTATCAGGAACAGTTTCAACCCGAGACCGCTGAAGAGCCCGAGGAGGAAATTCAGGCAGAAGAGGAAGAGGTTTATGAAGAGACCGAAATTTATGATGAAGACGAATCCGGGATGGAAGAGGAGGATCAAACAGCAGAAGAGACCGACGACGAAAGAGTTTTTCAGGAAGTTGATATAGAGGAGCTCGAAGACGAAATGCTGGATGAGGATTGGGCTGTAGAGCTCGATGTCAAAGACAGTGGGAGATTTCCCGCCGATCTTTCCCGAGCTGCTGAGGTTCTTGAGCTTCAGTCCTCGACTTTAAAGCTGGAAAATCTTCCCGAAGAATATGTCAGCGTCATAATTCCTGAAGGTGCTGCTGCTATCCAGGTCGGATATATCCTCGATCAGGCCGGAGTGATGAGTTTCAGTGAATTTAATCGAGTTCAGCTCATGTTCGATATTTCCACAGATATCAGAGCCGGAACTCATTATCTGCCCAGATCAGGCGATAAGTTAGATGTGCTCGAGGAAATACTAATAACTGAAATTTAAGAGAGGGGGTGAACATGATGATAAGAGGCCTTTATACTTCTGCAACAGGAATGGCTGTCAATGAAGCCCGGATGGACACTTTGAGCAACAATATAGCCAATGTGGATACCGACGGCTTCAAAAAAGATAGAAGAATTGTTGAATCCTTCGAGGATGCTCTGCTGCATCGAATACAGGCCGGCGAGCGTCAGGAGATCGGAGGGCTCGGCCCGGGAGCGGGAATCGACGAGAGTTATACTGATTTCAGCCAGGGAGGAATCAAAGAGACAGAGGCAGATCTCGACCTCGCTCTCAACGGGGATGGTTTTTTCGCCGTCGAGACCCCGGAAGGAGTCCGTTATACCAGAAGGGGAAATTTTACCATGGATTCCGACGGGCTGATAGTCAACGATGACGGCTATCCGCTGCTCGGTGAAGAGGGGCCTTTGCAGGTGCTGCCCGGAGAGATAACCACAGTCGATACAGATGGCACGGTATATTCAGGTGGTCTGGAAGTCGATGAATTGATCATCGCCGATTTTGATGATAGGAATCTGCTGGAACAGGAAGGTTATTCACTTTATGCCCAGGCTGAAGCCGAGGAAGTCGAACCGGAAGAATTTGAAGTCAAGCAGGGTTTTGTGGAGAGGTCGAATGTTGAAATTGTTAAGGAGATGGTCGATATGATCGAAGCTACCAGGCATTATGAGACCAATCAGCGTGCCGTCAGGGCTCAGGATGAGACTCTGCAGAGGGCTGTTAATGATATAGCCAGCTTAATGTAAAATACGAGACTGAGACTGGTAATTAAGAGAAGTGAAAAAGAAGTGAAAAATTAAAAGCCCGGGAAGCAAGATGGCTGGACCCGGATGGGAGGCCATCCTGCGATGCCAACCGACAGAGGCATCGCCTCGGAGCTTGTAACTCAAAGGAGGATGGTGTTTTTATGATCAGGGCACTTTATACTTCGGCAACAGGAATGAAGACTCAGCAGACCAATACCGACATTATTTCCAATAATCTTTCCAATGTCAACACGACCGGTTTTAAAAGACAGCGTCCCAACTTTCAGGATCTGGTATATGAAGAGAGCAGACATCCTGGCACCCCCAATGCCATGGGCGAAGAAATACCGGTGGGCACGGAGATAGGACATGGCGCCCGAATTTCAGCCACCCAGAAGCTCTTCACACAGGGCAGCTTCGAGGAGACAGGAAATCCCCTGGATCTGGTTATTGAGGGCGACGGATTTTTCCAGGTTACAATGCCAGATGGCAGCACCGCCTATACCAGGGATGGAGCCTTTAAAATGGACAGCACAGGGAGCATCGTGACAGCAGATGGACATTCCCTGGAACCGCCCGTGGAGATTCCCGAAGATGCCACGGATATCTCGGTAACCAGCGATGGGACAGTGAGCTACAGGATAGGCGGCGAAGATGAGATGACAGAAGCCGGAGAAATTGAGCTGGTTCATTTTACCAATCCGGCCGGACTTTCCAGTCAGGGCCGCAATCTGTTTCAGGAGACCGACGCTTCCGGTCCCCCCATCGCCGGACGCCCGGGCGAAGATGGCCTGGGAACCATCGAACAGGGTTTTCTCGAGATGTCGAATGTAGAGGTTGTAGATGAGATGGTCAATATGATAACAGCGCAGAGAGCTTATGAATCTAATTCTCGCTCAATTCAGGCCTCGGATGAGATGTTACAGACGGCCAATCAGCTGAGAAGATAATTCTGACCCGCAAATTTCAGCCGGAAGGTGGTCGAGATGAAAAACCTTTCAGTTACGATGGTGCTGTTTATGATTATATTGGTTTTCCTGGGGGTTTTCGGATCGGAGAGAATTCAGGCGGCAGAAGCGGTTATACATCTCCCGGAAAGAGCTGAGGTCACCAGTCCTGAAATTTATCTGGAGAACATCGCTGACATTTCTG
This genomic interval from Halarsenatibacter silvermanii contains the following:
- a CDS encoding DUF342 domain-containing protein, whose protein sequence is MGENKNIARELELEAKSEDEARDKAISKWEKDIEVDPDLVQVELLEERSGFLGMGSKDNLYRISLDNNEANTEEIEKKLEYMEEDLAVDGDFEINFTKDGIMLQLIPPRGEGDWPGYYDIRERVEELGLKEVDWQVVQELLDELDEEEEQEPVKIAPRLPELDQDASVEIDISNDKMKVTLDYEPARGGEEITVEEIEKKLKEEGIVHGIKSDKLEEIAGSKKEIRGTVVAEGDKPEPGEDASLNYLCEIEKENIGTEREDGSINFFDRDLITNVEPGEVLVSREPPVEGEPGKTVTGEVVEPEKPKDVNLPAGKNVRVEDDNLIAAEEGQVVKKRNKISVSPVYKVQGDLNLDVGNVDFVGSVVIAGDVQEGFQVKAEDDIEVKGKVFAADLEAGGGIKINNGFIGKGKGSIKAGGDVEIKFIENGEVESGGSLIVGDAIMHSRVSAAEKIILKESGKGLIVGGRSRAGKGIEAGVIGSSLATDTRVEVGIDPGLKEKLDELEGKLEKNKQNLTKTKKALNMLEKLKEQKGELPQDKRMMELRLKKTEKDLEESRQEMEERQEELKKRAGENRRGKIKVRKKVHPGVNISVGNSSSFVKDTQDRTSFVEEEGEVRQKPL
- a CDS encoding DUF6115 domain-containing protein, whose translation is MIHVAVAWILLAVGLLLIAAGIFTKKFILKTRTSRSVEERRVNPYQEKGLSVSDLKSDQTGGFAKTKRSKNKTPSSKAGNRAAARYRQTMENDGVSQDNRAERNGSRDEALDPKKERLNRVNEELDDLIEEIVQREKVLKRKVQSLDREQAKIIRKASFKETFDEEYNHLKQGGIPDHYRQVIDLHEEGKNREEIAESLGLGLRETDLIIKMHGSEEADDDG
- the flgF gene encoding flagellar basal-body rod protein FlgF, which codes for MIRGLYTSATGMAVNEARMDTLSNNIANVDTDGFKKDRRIVESFEDALLHRIQAGERQEIGGLGPGAGIDESYTDFSQGGIKETEADLDLALNGDGFFAVETPEGVRYTRRGNFTMDSDGLIVNDDGYPLLGEEGPLQVLPGEITTVDTDGTVYSGGLEVDELIIADFDDRNLLEQEGYSLYAQAEAEEVEPEEFEVKQGFVERSNVEIVKEMVDMIEATRHYETNQRAVRAQDETLQRAVNDIASLM
- the flgG gene encoding flagellar basal-body rod protein FlgG → MIRALYTSATGMKTQQTNTDIISNNLSNVNTTGFKRQRPNFQDLVYEESRHPGTPNAMGEEIPVGTEIGHGARISATQKLFTQGSFEETGNPLDLVIEGDGFFQVTMPDGSTAYTRDGAFKMDSTGSIVTADGHSLEPPVEIPEDATDISVTSDGTVSYRIGGEDEMTEAGEIELVHFTNPAGLSSQGRNLFQETDASGPPIAGRPGEDGLGTIEQGFLEMSNVEVVDEMVNMITAQRAYESNSRSIQASDEMLQTANQLRR